A genomic segment from Parolsenella catena encodes:
- a CDS encoding L,D-transpeptidase family protein, translating to MANRFGGGKAVKGKHAAGAHAAGQVFADQGDGGDAQKGSAGKVALIVAGVIVGLVALVYLLGALAFSFVFMPGTTLDGADVSLKFASEVAADKASGISAFQSQVVGDNFSLTVRGQDVDLAFDKDAYAGALIAQQHAFAWPLHIAEHHELQGSNGATFDSDKLTELLGPAIDEFNASATQSTNATIAFDETTQQYAVVPEKVGTALDRDATIEAVGEGLRGLSRRIALDDTCLSQPTVTSDDASLATAAQNANRFMTADIPLTLNGQAAGEVTRAQISSWITLDENLNATLDDAKLGEWLKSEVAAKYDTRGAARTYTRPDGKAVTVDATGSNHWDDAYGWVTDEEALATALKQAVEAGSTSAIEIPTKSTAQAAPDAGLKDWGNRYIDIDLAEQHVRMYDDSGALVWESDCVTGDHAQGHDTPVGVYTLNGYRASGNVELRGTIDPATNEPEYISHVGYWMPFIGNSWALHDANWRSRFGGDIYQYAGSHGCVNLPADKAKELFGLCKVGDVVVVHN from the coding sequence ATGGCAAACAGGTTCGGCGGCGGAAAGGCCGTGAAGGGAAAGCATGCGGCGGGAGCCCATGCCGCTGGTCAGGTTTTTGCCGATCAGGGAGACGGCGGAGACGCCCAGAAGGGGAGCGCCGGCAAGGTCGCCCTCATCGTGGCGGGTGTCATCGTCGGCCTTGTCGCACTCGTCTACCTGCTCGGCGCCCTCGCGTTCTCGTTCGTCTTCATGCCCGGAACGACGCTTGACGGCGCCGACGTCTCGCTCAAGTTCGCCTCCGAGGTGGCCGCGGACAAGGCGTCGGGCATCTCCGCCTTCCAGTCTCAGGTCGTGGGCGACAACTTCAGCCTCACGGTGCGCGGCCAGGATGTTGACCTGGCGTTTGACAAGGACGCCTACGCGGGCGCCCTCATCGCGCAGCAGCATGCCTTCGCCTGGCCGCTTCACATTGCCGAGCACCACGAGCTTCAGGGCAGCAACGGCGCTACGTTTGACTCTGACAAGCTCACCGAGCTTCTCGGGCCTGCCATCGACGAGTTCAACGCAAGCGCCACGCAGTCCACGAACGCCACGATCGCCTTTGACGAGACGACCCAGCAGTATGCCGTCGTGCCCGAGAAGGTTGGCACGGCCCTTGACCGCGACGCCACGATCGAGGCCGTGGGCGAGGGGCTCCGGGGCCTCTCTCGCAGGATCGCGCTGGATGACACCTGCCTCTCCCAGCCCACGGTGACCTCGGATGACGCGTCGCTCGCGACGGCCGCCCAGAACGCCAACCGCTTCATGACGGCAGACATCCCGCTCACGCTGAACGGGCAGGCGGCCGGCGAGGTCACGCGCGCCCAGATCTCCTCGTGGATCACGCTCGACGAGAACCTCAACGCCACGCTCGACGACGCCAAGCTCGGCGAGTGGCTCAAGTCCGAGGTCGCGGCCAAGTACGACACCCGCGGCGCCGCGCGCACCTACACGCGACCGGATGGCAAGGCGGTCACGGTCGACGCCACCGGCTCCAACCACTGGGATGACGCCTACGGCTGGGTGACGGACGAGGAGGCGCTTGCGACGGCGCTCAAGCAGGCCGTCGAGGCGGGCTCCACGAGTGCCATCGAGATTCCCACGAAGAGCACGGCCCAGGCCGCCCCCGACGCCGGCCTCAAGGACTGGGGCAACCGCTACATCGACATCGACCTGGCCGAGCAGCACGTCCGCATGTACGACGACTCGGGCGCCCTCGTCTGGGAGAGCGACTGCGTCACCGGCGACCACGCGCAGGGCCATGACACCCCCGTGGGCGTCTACACCCTCAACGGCTATCGCGCCTCCGGAAACGTCGAGCTCCGCGGCACCATCGACCCGGCCACCAACGAGCCCGAGTACATCAGCCACGTGGGCTACTGGATGCCGTTCATCGGCAACTCCTGGGCCCTGCACGACGCCAACTGGCGCAGCCGCTTCGGTGGCGACATCTACCAGTACGCGGGCAGCCACGGATGCGTGAACCTCCCCGCCGACAAGGCCAAGGAGCTGTTCGGCCTATGTAAGGTAGGCGACGTCGTCGTCGTCCACAACTAG
- a CDS encoding fructose-1,6-bisphosphatase, giving the protein MSGRGAMTPAMHDDQRVKYLMLLSEKFPTCQAVYTEVINLEAILNLPKATEHFISDVHGDCEQFDHIINNCSGVIRERVRSVFRHRLTPGEQAELCTLIYYPDEKLGRMAEAHLDTPAWYRESLGRLIELARYLSDAYTRSKVRKAMPVSYAYIIDELLHASPGEASSRAAYHARIVDSIIETGSVCDFIRSLAALIKRLAVDHVHVVGDLYDRGAHGDAVIDRLMAYHSLDIQWGNHDICWMGAAAGSEACVATVVRNCVHYQTLDILEGSYGISLRELALFAEKTYAEQDVLSACEKAITVIMLKVSGQLISRHPEFDMADRLLLGGVDASAGTVRIGGRSYELVTRDFPTLEPSRPYELTDEERRVLDGLVESFTHSRRLRRHVDFLYEKGSVYLAYNNNLLFHGCVPMRADGSFRPIRVGGRHIAGRAYLDACDRMARIAWHERTPEALDWMWYLWCGLGSPLSGRTMKTFERTFVADRSAWAEEQDPYFELTCEPGACEHVLAEFGLSGPASHIINGHTPVARASGESPVRGGGRRLVIDGGFCRAYHSRTGIAGYTLIVDAQGMRIKAHRPYGAIGDVVADRGDIFSDDDQLEVNERPLIVADTDTGAHIRAQIDDLTALLDAYRTGDLPERGRA; this is encoded by the coding sequence GTGAGCGGAAGGGGCGCCATGACACCTGCCATGCACGATGACCAACGCGTGAAGTACCTCATGCTTCTGTCCGAGAAGTTCCCGACATGCCAGGCCGTCTACACCGAGGTGATCAACCTCGAGGCCATTCTCAACCTGCCCAAGGCAACCGAGCACTTCATCTCCGACGTCCACGGGGACTGCGAGCAGTTCGACCACATCATCAACAACTGCTCGGGCGTCATCCGCGAGCGCGTGCGCTCGGTGTTTCGCCACAGGCTCACACCGGGAGAGCAGGCCGAGCTCTGCACGCTCATCTACTACCCGGACGAGAAGCTCGGGCGCATGGCCGAGGCCCATCTTGACACGCCCGCGTGGTACCGGGAGTCGCTCGGCCGCCTTATCGAGCTCGCCCGCTATCTGTCAGACGCCTACACCCGCTCCAAGGTGCGCAAGGCGATGCCCGTCTCCTACGCCTACATCATCGACGAGCTTCTCCACGCGAGCCCGGGCGAGGCGTCGAGTCGGGCCGCCTACCACGCGCGCATCGTCGACTCCATCATCGAGACGGGCAGCGTGTGCGACTTCATCCGCAGCCTCGCCGCGCTCATCAAGCGGCTGGCTGTAGACCACGTGCACGTCGTGGGAGACCTCTATGACCGAGGCGCCCATGGCGACGCCGTCATCGACAGGCTCATGGCCTACCACTCGCTCGACATCCAGTGGGGCAACCACGACATCTGCTGGATGGGCGCGGCGGCCGGCTCCGAGGCGTGCGTGGCCACGGTCGTGCGCAACTGCGTCCACTATCAGACGCTCGACATCCTCGAGGGCTCCTATGGCATCTCCCTGAGAGAGCTCGCCCTCTTTGCTGAGAAGACCTATGCGGAGCAGGACGTGCTCTCCGCCTGCGAGAAGGCCATCACCGTCATCATGCTCAAGGTCTCCGGCCAGCTTATCTCGCGCCATCCCGAGTTCGACATGGCAGACCGCCTCCTGCTGGGTGGCGTCGACGCCTCCGCGGGCACCGTCCGGATCGGCGGGCGGAGCTACGAGCTTGTCACGCGTGACTTCCCGACGCTCGAGCCGTCCCGTCCCTACGAGCTCACGGACGAGGAGCGTCGTGTCTTGGACGGACTCGTGGAGAGCTTCACCCACAGCCGCAGGCTGCGCCGCCACGTGGACTTCCTGTACGAGAAGGGCTCAGTCTACCTCGCGTACAACAACAACCTGCTGTTCCATGGCTGCGTTCCCATGCGAGCAGACGGGAGCTTCCGGCCTATCCGCGTGGGAGGCCGCCACATTGCCGGAAGGGCCTACCTCGACGCCTGCGACCGCATGGCGCGCATCGCCTGGCACGAGCGCACGCCCGAGGCCCTCGATTGGATGTGGTACCTGTGGTGCGGCCTGGGGTCGCCCCTGAGCGGCCGCACGATGAAGACGTTCGAGCGCACGTTCGTCGCCGATCGCTCAGCGTGGGCCGAGGAGCAGGACCCCTACTTCGAGCTGACGTGCGAGCCTGGCGCCTGCGAGCACGTGCTGGCCGAGTTCGGCCTGTCCGGGCCCGCTTCCCACATCATCAACGGGCACACGCCGGTGGCGCGCGCGAGTGGCGAGAGCCCCGTGCGCGGCGGGGGCAGGCGCCTCGTCATCGACGGGGGCTTCTGCCGTGCCTATCACTCCAGGACCGGGATCGCAGGCTACACGCTCATCGTCGATGCCCAGGGCATGCGCATCAAGGCGCACCGGCCATACGGGGCCATCGGTGACGTCGTGGCCGACCGAGGCGACATCTTCTCAGACGACGACCAGCTCGAGGTGAACGAGCGCCCCCTCATCGTGGCCGACACCGACACCGGTGCCCATATCCGCGCCCAGATAGACGACCTCACGGCCCTGCTCGACGCCTATCGCACGGGAGACTTGCCCGAGCGGGGGAGAGCATAG
- the ftsH gene encoding ATP-dependent zinc metalloprotease FtsH: MDNKKKRQSMILYAIIAIAAIVALNSVVYPSIERATVKDVSYSEFIDMVDDDKVGEVSLDTGSGKITFTSKDDSSVTYRTNEWPSDDSLSERLNKHGVTYSAQIADQSSGLWTYMLLVYGVPILLAIAGGIWLNRRMKKAMGGDGPSMNFGGGGFGMGGGLGKSHAKEVKGEETGVRFADVAGQDEAKESLQEIVGFLKNPEKYNEIGARCPRGALLVGPPGTGKTLLAKAVAGEAGVPFFQIAGSEFVEMFVGRGAAKVRDLFKQAKEKAPCIIFIDEIDAVGKKRDGSLNSNDEREQTLNQLLSEMDGFDNQKGIVVLAATNRPESLDQALLRPGRFDRRILVELPDLAGREAILKIHANDVKMEPGNDLGVIARSTPGASGADLANIINESALRAVRFGRKRVSQEDLVESVDVVIAGEKKKSTVLSEHEKEVVSYHETGHAIVAAAQKGSAPVSKITIVPRTSGALGFTMQVEEDEHFLTTRQEAKNKIAVLCGGRAAEELIFGEMTTGASNDIEKATSIARAMVTQYGMSDKFGMVALGQQRNRYLGGGAELTCSEGTAQQIDAEVQRLVEEGHQQAVDTLKAHRFKLHEIAHYLQKKETITGDEFMNMLTRDDGFAPTLPKTQ; encoded by the coding sequence ATGGACAACAAGAAGAAACGACAGTCGATGATCTTGTACGCGATCATCGCGATCGCGGCCATCGTCGCGCTCAACTCGGTCGTGTACCCGAGTATCGAGCGCGCCACGGTCAAGGACGTCTCCTACAGCGAGTTCATCGACATGGTCGATGACGACAAGGTGGGTGAGGTCTCGCTCGACACTGGCTCGGGCAAGATCACGTTCACCTCCAAGGACGACTCCTCGGTGACGTATCGCACGAACGAGTGGCCTAGCGACGACTCGCTCTCCGAGCGCCTCAACAAGCACGGGGTGACCTACTCAGCCCAGATCGCTGACCAGAGCTCCGGTCTTTGGACCTACATGCTGCTCGTCTACGGCGTGCCCATCCTGCTTGCCATTGCGGGCGGCATCTGGCTCAACCGCCGCATGAAGAAGGCCATGGGCGGCGACGGTCCCTCCATGAACTTCGGTGGCGGCGGCTTTGGCATGGGCGGCGGCCTTGGCAAGAGTCACGCCAAGGAGGTCAAGGGCGAGGAGACGGGCGTGCGCTTCGCCGACGTCGCCGGCCAAGACGAGGCCAAGGAGTCGCTGCAGGAGATCGTCGGCTTCCTCAAGAACCCCGAGAAGTACAACGAGATCGGCGCCCGCTGCCCGCGCGGCGCGCTGCTCGTGGGCCCTCCGGGCACGGGCAAGACGCTGCTTGCGAAGGCCGTCGCCGGAGAGGCCGGCGTGCCGTTCTTCCAGATTGCCGGCTCCGAGTTCGTCGAGATGTTCGTCGGACGTGGCGCCGCGAAGGTGCGAGACCTGTTCAAGCAGGCCAAGGAGAAGGCCCCCTGCATCATCTTCATCGATGAGATCGACGCCGTGGGCAAGAAGCGTGACGGGTCGCTCAACTCCAACGACGAGCGCGAGCAGACGCTCAACCAGCTGCTGTCCGAGATGGATGGTTTCGACAACCAGAAGGGCATCGTCGTGCTCGCGGCAACGAACCGCCCCGAGTCGCTCGACCAGGCGCTGCTGCGCCCGGGCCGCTTCGACCGCCGCATCCTCGTCGAGCTCCCTGACCTCGCCGGCCGTGAGGCCATCCTCAAGATCCACGCCAACGACGTCAAGATGGAGCCCGGCAACGACCTCGGCGTCATCGCCCGCTCGACGCCCGGCGCCTCCGGCGCTGACCTCGCGAACATCATCAACGAGAGCGCCCTGCGCGCCGTTCGTTTCGGTCGCAAGCGCGTGAGCCAGGAGGACCTCGTCGAGTCCGTCGACGTCGTCATCGCCGGCGAGAAGAAGAAGTCCACGGTCCTGTCCGAGCACGAGAAGGAGGTCGTCTCCTACCACGAGACCGGTCACGCCATCGTCGCCGCCGCCCAGAAGGGCTCCGCGCCCGTCTCGAAGATCACGATCGTGCCCCGCACGAGCGGAGCGCTCGGCTTCACGATGCAGGTCGAGGAGGACGAGCACTTCCTCACGACGCGCCAGGAGGCCAAGAACAAGATCGCCGTGCTGTGCGGCGGCCGCGCCGCCGAGGAGCTCATCTTCGGCGAGATGACCACCGGTGCGAGCAACGACATTGAGAAGGCCACGAGCATCGCGCGCGCCATGGTGACCCAGTACGGCATGTCCGACAAGTTCGGCATGGTGGCACTCGGCCAGCAGCGCAACCGCTACCTCGGTGGCGGCGCCGAGCTCACGTGCTCGGAGGGCACCGCTCAGCAGATCGACGCAGAGGTCCAGCGTCTCGTCGAGGAGGGCCACCAGCAGGCCGTCGACACGCTCAAGGCCCATCGCTTCAAGCTGCATGAGATCGCCCACTACCTCCAGAAGAAGGAGACGATCACGGGTGACGAGTTCATGAACATGCTCACCCGTGACGACGGGTTCGCGCCCACGCTGCCTAAGACGCAGTAG
- the ileS gene encoding isoleucine--tRNA ligase, translating to MANEYKKTMNLPSTSFPMRASLATREPERLKVWRENNVYEMVRKKNAGHDKFVLHDGPPYANGPIHIGHAMNKVSKDIINRYWMMQGRDVPYVPGWDCHGQPIEHKVEEKVGTKKFNEMPAAEIREMCNKFAVENIELQKSGFRRLGVLGDWDHPYLTLYHQHDAADIEVFKAMFDKGMVYRGHKPVHWCTHCHTALAEAEIEYGDEVSPAIFVRFEMTTTPAGLEDWAGKLFVDIWTTTPWTLPADDAVILHPEATYVAVKHDGAAELMAEALVARDCEKFGYGEPELVCGADGEPWRMTGEQLCHNKYKQPIFGDQGVEGEFIYADYVTLDDGTGIVHAAPGHGVDDYNAGSKFGIPVVMPVDDDGRFYVGDEMGTGGPWSGMEVNEANPKIIEWLGERGMLILHEDINHSYPHCWRCHQPVLFRATDQWFISMDKTGLRAEALDTIENKVAWYPEHAKNRIGAMVEGRPDWCISRQRNWGVPIPSFTCEDCGETVVNDATLDAVIKLFHEKGSDAWFTDKPEDYLGEACVCPKCGGHHLKAGKDILDVWWDSGVSWKAVCEFRDELQYPADMYLEGSDQHRGWFQSSLLTSLGANDIAPYKAVVSQGFTLDGQGRKMSKSLGNVIDPNKVCAEMGADILRLWVASTDTSHDVAVDHEILARTSDAYRRFRNTFRFLLGELEGQFDPEHDLVPVDEMERYDLLVLARACDMHEKVSEAYAGYRFYQVYRALYDFVVTELSNGYLNATKDRMYCDEPGSKSRRSAQTCWYYLLEMLLRDLQPILSFTTDEVMAHLPESARDGQTFAALLDWWSEPLSHDEVAKLLDEYNVLLEARGAYTKANEAALAAGTVSEKTSQATRCVLTLPAEQLELVRGSEAMLAEAFVCSEVELACGDELACEVLPAHGEKCPRCWNWRPLGADGLCCRCSHAVAAATKVE from the coding sequence TTGGCAAACGAGTACAAGAAGACGATGAACCTCCCGTCCACGAGCTTCCCGATGAGGGCAAGCCTCGCGACGCGCGAGCCCGAGCGCCTCAAGGTCTGGCGCGAGAACAACGTCTACGAGATGGTGCGCAAGAAGAACGCCGGCCACGACAAGTTCGTGCTGCATGACGGCCCCCCGTACGCCAACGGCCCCATCCACATCGGCCACGCCATGAACAAGGTGTCCAAGGACATCATCAACCGCTACTGGATGATGCAGGGCCGCGACGTCCCCTACGTCCCCGGCTGGGACTGCCACGGCCAGCCCATCGAGCACAAGGTCGAGGAGAAGGTCGGCACCAAGAAGTTCAACGAGATGCCCGCCGCCGAGATTCGCGAGATGTGCAACAAGTTCGCCGTCGAGAACATCGAGCTCCAGAAGTCGGGCTTTCGTCGCCTGGGCGTCCTCGGCGACTGGGACCACCCCTACCTCACGCTCTACCACCAGCATGACGCCGCCGACATCGAGGTCTTCAAGGCCATGTTCGACAAGGGCATGGTCTACCGCGGCCACAAGCCCGTGCACTGGTGCACGCACTGCCACACGGCCCTCGCCGAGGCAGAGATCGAGTATGGCGACGAGGTCAGCCCCGCCATCTTCGTGCGCTTCGAGATGACGACGACCCCGGCGGGCCTCGAGGACTGGGCCGGCAAGCTGTTCGTGGACATCTGGACGACCACCCCGTGGACCCTTCCCGCGGACGACGCCGTCATTCTGCACCCGGAGGCCACCTACGTCGCCGTCAAGCACGATGGCGCCGCCGAGCTCATGGCCGAGGCGCTTGTCGCGCGTGACTGCGAGAAGTTCGGCTACGGCGAGCCCGAGCTCGTCTGCGGCGCGGATGGCGAGCCTTGGCGCATGACGGGCGAGCAGCTCTGCCACAACAAGTACAAGCAGCCGATCTTTGGCGACCAGGGCGTCGAGGGCGAGTTCATCTACGCCGACTACGTCACGCTCGACGACGGCACGGGCATCGTCCACGCCGCGCCCGGCCACGGCGTCGACGACTACAACGCCGGCTCCAAGTTCGGCATCCCCGTGGTCATGCCCGTCGACGACGACGGCCGCTTCTACGTGGGTGACGAGATGGGCACGGGTGGCCCGTGGTCTGGCATGGAGGTCAACGAGGCCAACCCCAAGATCATCGAGTGGCTCGGTGAGCGCGGCATGCTCATCCTGCACGAGGACATCAACCACAGCTACCCGCACTGCTGGCGCTGCCACCAGCCCGTCCTGTTCCGCGCCACCGACCAGTGGTTCATCTCCATGGACAAGACCGGCCTGCGCGCCGAGGCGCTCGACACGATCGAGAACAAGGTCGCGTGGTACCCCGAGCACGCCAAGAACCGCATTGGCGCCATGGTCGAGGGCCGTCCGGACTGGTGCATCTCGCGCCAGCGCAACTGGGGCGTGCCCATCCCGAGCTTCACGTGCGAGGACTGCGGCGAGACCGTCGTGAACGATGCCACGCTCGACGCCGTCATCAAGCTCTTCCACGAGAAGGGCTCCGACGCCTGGTTCACCGACAAGCCCGAGGACTACCTGGGCGAGGCGTGCGTCTGCCCCAAGTGCGGAGGACACCACCTCAAGGCCGGCAAGGACATCCTCGACGTCTGGTGGGACTCTGGCGTCTCCTGGAAGGCCGTCTGCGAGTTCCGTGACGAGCTCCAGTACCCCGCCGACATGTATCTCGAGGGCTCCGACCAGCACCGCGGCTGGTTCCAGAGCTCGCTGCTCACCTCGCTTGGCGCCAACGACATCGCGCCGTACAAGGCCGTCGTCTCCCAGGGCTTCACGCTTGACGGCCAGGGCCGCAAGATGAGCAAGTCGCTCGGCAACGTCATCGACCCCAACAAGGTCTGCGCCGAGATGGGCGCCGACATCCTGCGCCTGTGGGTGGCCTCAACCGACACGAGCCACGATGTCGCCGTCGACCACGAGATCCTCGCCCGCACCTCCGACGCCTACCGCCGCTTCCGCAACACGTTCCGCTTCCTGCTCGGCGAGCTCGAGGGCCAGTTTGACCCCGAGCACGACCTCGTGCCCGTCGACGAGATGGAGCGCTATGACCTGCTCGTGCTCGCCCGTGCCTGCGACATGCACGAGAAGGTGAGCGAGGCCTACGCGGGATACCGCTTCTACCAGGTCTATCGCGCGCTGTACGACTTCGTGGTCACCGAGCTGTCCAACGGCTACCTCAACGCCACGAAGGACCGCATGTACTGCGACGAGCCCGGCTCCAAGAGCCGTCGCAGCGCCCAGACGTGCTGGTACTACCTGCTCGAGATGCTGCTTCGCGACCTCCAGCCGATCCTGTCGTTCACGACCGACGAGGTCATGGCGCACCTGCCCGAGAGCGCCCGCGACGGCCAGACGTTCGCCGCGCTGCTCGACTGGTGGAGCGAGCCCCTCTCGCACGATGAGGTCGCCAAGCTGCTGGACGAGTACAACGTGCTGCTCGAGGCCCGCGGCGCCTACACGAAGGCCAACGAGGCCGCGCTTGCCGCCGGCACTGTCTCCGAGAAGACGAGCCAGGCCACGCGCTGCGTGCTCACCCTGCCTGCCGAGCAGCTCGAGCTCGTGCGCGGCTCCGAGGCCATGCTCGCCGAGGCGTTCGTGTGCTCCGAGGTCGAGCTCGCCTGCGGCGACGAGCTCGCCTGCGAGGTGCTGCCCGCCCATGGCGAGAAGTGCCCGCGCTGCTGGAACTGGCGACCGCTCGGCGCGGATGGCCTGTGCTGCCGTTGCAGCCACGCCGTCGCCGCGGCCACCAAGGTGGAGTAG
- the lspA gene encoding signal peptidase II: MSGTRRIAAFGGVAALAVVLDQVSKAWARMALAGGPAPLVPGVLDLSLVMNTGAAFSIGSGSTWVFVILALVICAGAAVWVVRERQMPASVAAALGAVAGGGMGNLIDRVVARQVTDFLATTFIDFPVFNVADIFVTCGVVIALVLLWRWDAEREGGDEA, encoded by the coding sequence GTGTCGGGCACTCGTCGCATTGCCGCGTTCGGCGGGGTCGCCGCGCTTGCCGTCGTGCTCGACCAGGTCTCGAAGGCCTGGGCGCGCATGGCGCTTGCCGGCGGCCCCGCGCCGCTCGTCCCCGGTGTGCTGGACCTGTCGCTCGTCATGAACACGGGCGCGGCCTTCTCGATAGGCTCGGGCTCCACGTGGGTCTTCGTCATCCTCGCGCTCGTCATCTGCGCGGGGGCGGCCGTGTGGGTCGTCCGCGAGCGGCAGATGCCCGCGAGCGTCGCCGCCGCGCTGGGGGCCGTCGCCGGCGGCGGCATGGGCAACCTCATCGACCGCGTCGTTGCCAGGCAGGTGACGGACTTCCTTGCCACCACCTTCATCGACTTTCCCGTCTTCAATGTCGCCGACATCTTCGTGACCTGCGGCGTCGTTATCGCCCTCGTCCTGCTGTGGCGCTGGGACGCCGAGCGCGAGGGGGGAGACGAGGCGTGA
- a CDS encoding RluA family pseudouridine synthase, which yields MRLDAFLAGGPDMPSRSACAKLVERGLVTINDTPATSKSEKVLLGDRVRATVEEAEPLVPEGGLAPNPYIDLDIRYEDEHLIVLSKQAGLVCHPSPGHVDDTLANALVAHCGLAHLGMLQGDDRPGIVHRLDMDTSGLMLAAKDDATQKALQDLIRLRTLDRRYVTLVWGYVAADSGTIDTGIARSTRDRIRMAVSDDPGAREAITTFRVLERFEAGRRDEGYTLLECHLYTGRTHQIRVHMRHINHQVIGDPLYGRGDLAQNLGLSRQFLHSWSVAFAHPVSGETIELRDTLPDDLRAVLESLENRSMGRTEAGERIVPLLLGEN from the coding sequence ATGCGCCTCGACGCCTTCCTCGCCGGCGGGCCTGACATGCCGTCTCGCTCCGCCTGCGCCAAGCTCGTCGAGCGCGGCCTTGTTACCATCAACGACACACCCGCGACCTCCAAGAGCGAGAAGGTCCTGCTCGGGGATCGCGTTCGCGCCACCGTGGAGGAGGCCGAGCCGCTCGTCCCCGAGGGCGGGCTTGCTCCCAATCCCTACATCGACCTCGACATTCGCTACGAGGACGAGCACCTCATCGTGCTCTCCAAACAGGCCGGGCTCGTGTGCCACCCCAGCCCCGGGCACGTGGACGACACGCTCGCGAACGCGCTTGTCGCACACTGCGGGCTGGCGCATCTCGGGATGCTTCAGGGAGACGACCGCCCCGGCATCGTGCACCGTCTCGACATGGACACGAGCGGGCTCATGCTCGCCGCCAAGGACGATGCCACCCAGAAGGCCCTGCAGGACCTCATCCGCCTGCGCACGCTCGACCGTCGCTACGTCACGCTCGTGTGGGGCTACGTCGCCGCGGACTCGGGCACCATCGACACGGGCATCGCCCGCTCCACGCGCGACCGCATCCGCATGGCCGTGTCCGACGACCCCGGCGCGCGCGAGGCCATCACGACCTTCCGCGTGCTCGAGCGCTTCGAGGCGGGCCGGAGGGACGAGGGCTACACGCTGCTTGAGTGTCACCTCTACACCGGGCGCACGCACCAGATCCGCGTCCACATGCGCCACATCAACCACCAGGTCATCGGCGACCCCCTCTACGGCCGCGGCGACCTTGCGCAGAACCTCGGCCTGTCGAGGCAGTTCCTTCACTCCTGGAGCGTCGCGTTTGCGCATCCCGTCTCGGGAGAGACGATAGAGCTTCGCGATACGCTGCCCGATGACCTCCGAGCTGTATTAGAATCGCTCGAAAACCGCTCCATGGGTCGCACGGAGGCGGGGGAGCGCATCGTGCCCCTGCTCCTCGGCGAGAACTGA
- a CDS encoding glycosyltransferase family 2 protein — protein sequence MEFNRLGITPIVVFNFIIWAFFTFAYLYQALYILVTWRRGEVKLPPAKKNHRYAFFIAAHNEESVIANLVRSIKEQDYPSELIDVFVVADACTDRTAKEARHAGAIVYERNDLARKGKSWVLDYGFDRILNEYPDKYEAFFVFDADNLLSPGYVTEMNKLFDQGFLVGTSYRNSKNFDSSWVSSAYALWFLREAKFLNNSRMLCGTGCAISGSGWMVSARIVQGMHGWDFHTLTEDIQFSTFCAANGIRIGYAPAEFYDEQPLTFKASWTQRMRWTKGFYQVFFSYVGDLVHGVRKKRFGAYDMLMTIAPGNILTLVSAFVNSVYLVIGSLSHGFLATQNELSMAVGSLVMTFASMYVTFFVLAVITTVSERKHIRCRKGRRWRIITNLFTFPLFMMTYIPINVAALFMKVEWVPTKHTVSMSMEDMAEEQ from the coding sequence GTGGAATTCAACCGTCTGGGCATCACGCCCATCGTCGTCTTCAACTTCATCATCTGGGCGTTCTTCACGTTTGCCTACCTGTACCAGGCTCTCTACATCCTCGTGACGTGGAGGCGTGGCGAGGTCAAGCTGCCGCCCGCCAAGAAGAACCATCGCTATGCCTTCTTCATCGCGGCGCACAACGAGGAGAGCGTCATCGCCAACCTCGTGAGGTCCATCAAGGAGCAGGACTACCCCTCCGAGCTCATCGACGTGTTCGTCGTGGCAGACGCCTGCACGGACCGCACGGCCAAGGAGGCGCGCCACGCGGGGGCGATCGTCTACGAGCGCAATGACCTCGCGCGCAAGGGCAAGAGCTGGGTGCTCGACTACGGCTTCGACCGCATCCTCAACGAGTATCCCGACAAGTACGAGGCGTTCTTCGTCTTCGATGCCGACAACCTGCTCTCGCCCGGCTACGTGACCGAGATGAACAAGCTGTTCGACCAGGGCTTTCTCGTGGGCACGAGCTACCGCAACTCAAAGAACTTCGACTCGAGCTGGGTGAGCTCGGCCTATGCGCTGTGGTTCTTGCGCGAGGCGAAGTTCCTCAACAACTCGCGCATGCTGTGCGGCACGGGCTGCGCCATCTCCGGGTCTGGCTGGATGGTATCCGCCCGCATCGTCCAGGGCATGCACGGCTGGGACTTCCACACCCTCACCGAGGACATCCAGTTCTCCACGTTCTGCGCGGCCAACGGCATCCGCATCGGCTACGCTCCGGCGGAGTTCTATGACGAGCAGCCGCTCACCTTCAAGGCCTCCTGGACGCAGCGCATGCGCTGGACCAAGGGCTTCTACCAGGTGTTCTTCTCCTACGTGGGAGACCTCGTGCACGGCGTGCGCAAGAAGCGTTTTGGCGCCTACGACATGCTCATGACGATCGCGCCCGGCAACATCCTCACGCTCGTCTCGGCGTTCGTGAACAGCGTCTACCTCGTCATCGGCTCGCTGTCCCACGGCTTTCTCGCCACGCAAAACGAGCTGTCCATGGCCGTGGGCTCGCTCGTCATGACGTTCGCCTCCATGTACGTGACGTTCTTCGTCCTGGCCGTCATCACCACGGTCTCGGAGCGCAAGCACATCCGCTGTCGCAAGGGGCGCCGCTGGCGCATCATCACCAACCTGTTCACGTTCCCGCTGTTCATGATGACCTACATCCCCATCAACGTCGCGGCGCTGTTCATGAAGGTCGAGTGGGTGCCCACGAAGCACACGGTCTCGATGTCGATGGAGGACATGGCGGAGGAGCAGTAG